Proteins encoded by one window of Drosophila melanogaster chromosome X:
- the rdgA gene encoding retinal degeneration A, isoform D, whose product MFSATNGKIKLPPEDAVLVTSPLRCLFNGPFRDLHFNVTDHRIIPVHDVVFLDDFERNVKPLIYRPVTSEVAASANVDEEATPAEEEQRSFIPISSDTRTASASNSRRPIRIVPDWTENAVQGEHYWKPTSASGDLCCLNEECIKSGQRMKCSACQLVAHHNCIPFVNEKSTLACKPTYRDVGIRQYREQTTTHHHWVHRKLEKGKCKQCGKFFPMKQAVQSKLFGSKEIVALACAWCHEIYHNKEACFNQAKIGEECRLGNYAPIIVPPSWIVKLPTKGNFKSSIRVSNKNNAASGSGGGGAGGGAGGGGGKSKKQTQRRQKGKEEKKEPRAFIVKPIPSPEVIPVIVFINPKSGGNQGHKLLGKFQHLLNPRQVFDLTQGGPKMGLDMFRKAPNLRVLACGGDGTVGWVLSVLDQIQPPLQPAPAVGVLPLGTGNDLARALGWGGGYTDEPIGKILREIGMSQCVLMDRWRVKVTPNDDVTDDHVDRSKPNVPLNVINNYFSFGVDAHIALEFHEAREAHPERFNSRLRNKMYYGQMGGKDLILRQYRNLSQWVTLECDGQDFTGKLRDAGCHAVLFLNIPSYGGGTHPWNDSFGASKPSIDDGLMEVVGLTTYQLPMLQAGMHGTCICQCRKARIITKRTIPMQVDGEACRVKPSVIEIELLNKALMLSKRKHGRGDVQVNPLEKMQLHILRVTMQQYEQYHYDKEMLRKLANKLGQIEIESQCDLEHVRNMLNTKFEESISYPKVSQDWCFIDSCTAEHYFRIDRAQEHLHYICDIAIDELYILDHEAATMPQTPDQERSFAAFSQRQAQNERRQMDQAQGRGPGSTDEDLQIGSKPIKVMKWKSNKDRLFSFNEDVFGCGFSPILEQTSDAILLAAQSGDLNMLRALHEQGYSLQSVNKNGQTALHFACKYNHRDIVKYIIASATRRLINMADKELGQTALHIAAEQNRRDICVMLVAAGAHLDTLDSGGNTPMMVAFNKNANEIATYLESQERFMHLEKQTRI is encoded by the exons GCGTACCGCTTCGGCCAGCAACTCCCGTAGACCGATACGGATTGTGCCCGATTGGACGGAGAATGCCGTGCAGGGCGAGCACTATTGGAAGCCCACCTCCGCCTCCGGCGATCTCTGCTGCCTGAATGAGGAGTGCATT AAAAGCGGCCAGCGGATGAAGTGCTCCGCCTGCCAACTGGTTGCCCACCACAACTGCATACCGTTCGTCAACGAGAAGAGCACCCTGGCCTGTAAGCCCACCTATCGGGATGTGGGCATACGGCAGTACCGTGAGCAGACCACCACCCATCATCATTGGGTGCATCGCAAGTTGGAGAAGGGCAAGTGCAAGCAGTGCGGCAAG TTCTTTCCTATGAAGCAGGCGGTGCAAAGCAAGCTATTTGGGTCGAAGGAGATTGTGGCGTTGGCCTGTGCGTGGTGCCACGAGATTTACCACAACAAGGAGGCCTGTTTTAACCAGGCCAAAATCGGCGAGGAATGTCGTCTGG GCAACTATGCGCCCATCATTGTGCCGCCATCGTGGATTGTGAAGCTGCCAACCAAGGGCAACTTCAAGTCCTCGATACGCGTGAGCAATAAGAACAATGCCGCATCGGGATcaggaggtggtggtgctggtggcggtgccggtggcggtggtggcaaGAGCAAGAAGCAAACGCAGCGGCGACAGAAGGGCAAGGAGGAGAAGAAGGAGCCGCGAGCGTTCATTGTGAAGCCCATTCCATCGCCGGAGGTAATCCCGGTCATTGTGTTTATTAATCCCAAATCGGGCGGCAATCAGGGCCACAAGCTGTTGGGAAAATTCCAGCATCTGCTCAATCCGCGCCAGGTTTTCGATCTTACGCAAGGCGGTCCCAAAATGGG CCTGGACATGTTCCGCAAGGCGCCCAATCTGCGGGTGCTGGCTTGCGGTGGCGACGGCACCGTCGGCTGGGTCCTTTCCGTCCTGGATCAAATCCAACCGCCGCTCCAGCCAGCTCCGGCGGTTGGTGTCCTGCCCCTGGGCACTGGCAACGATCTCGCTCGCGCTCTCGGATGGGGAGGG GGCTACACGGACGAACCGATCGGGAAGATACTGCGCGAGATCGGGATGTCCCAGTGCGTGCTAATGGATCGCTGGCGGGTTAAGGTCACGCCCAACGATGACGTCACCGATGACCATGTCGATCGCAGCAAGCCCAATGTCCCATTGAATGTCATCAACAACTATTTCTCCTTCGGCGTGGACGCGCACATCGCTTTGGAATTCCATGAGGCACGTGAGGCTCATCCGGAGCGCTTCAATTCGCGCCTGCGCAACAAGATGTACTACGGCCAGATGGGCGGCAAGGATTTGATTCTGCGCCAATACCGCAACCTCTCGCAATGGGTGACGCTCGAGTGTGATGGTCAGGACTTTACCGGAAAATTACGCGATGCCGGCTGCCATGCCGTGCTCTTCCTAAACATTCCCAG CTATGGCGGTGGCACCCATCCATGGAACGACTCCTTTGGCGCCTCCAAGCCATCGATTGATGACGGACTAATGGAGGTTGTTGGCCTGACCACCTACCAGCTGCCCATGCTGCAGGCTGGCATGCATGGCACGTGCATTTGCCAGTGCCGCAAGGCCAGGATCATCACCAAACGCACCATTCCGATGCAGGTGGATGGTGAGGCATGTCGCGTCAAGCCATCGGTGATCGAGATCGAGCTGCTCAACAAGGCACTGATGCTGTCGAAAAGGAAGCACGGACGCGGCGATGTTCA AGTGAATCCCCTGGAGAAGATGCAGTTGCACATTTTGCGCGTGACCATGCAACAGTACGAGCAGTACCACTATGACAAGGAGATGCTACGCAAATTGGCCAATAAGTTGGgtcaaatcgaaatcgaatctCAGTGCGATTTGGAGCATGTGCGCAATATGCTCAACACCAAGTTCGAGGAATCCATCTCCTATCCAAAGGTCTCACAGGATTGGTGCTTCATCGACT CCTGCACCGCTGAGCACTACTTCCGGATCGATCGTGCCCAGGAGCATCTGCACTATATCTGCGACATTGCCATCGATGAACTGTATATCCTGGACCACGAGGCGGCCACCATGCCGCAGACACCCGATCAGGAGCGCTCCTTTGCAGCCTTCTCGCAGCGGCAGGCACAGAACGAGCGACGCCAAATGGATCAGGCCCAGGGTCGCGGCCCGGGCAGCACCG atGAGGATTTGCAAATTGGCTCCAAGCCCATAAAAGTGATGAAGTGGAAGAG CAACAAAGATCGTTTATTCAGTTTCAACGAAGATGTTTTTGGTTGTGGATTCAG cCCTATACTGGAGCAAACTTCCGATGCCATACTACTAGCAGCCCAGAGCGGCGATCTCAATATG ttacGTGCACTACATGAACAAGGATACTCACTGCAGTCAGTGAACAAAAACGGACAGACGGCGCTGCATTTCGCCTGCAAATACAACCACAGGGACATTGTCAAATATATCATCGCAAGCGCCACACGACGCCTCATCAACATGGCCGACAAGGAGCT tggACAGACGGCGCTTCACATTGCCGCCGAGCAGAATCGCCGCGACATCTGCGTGATGCTGGTTGCCGCCGGCGCCCATTTGGATACCCTAGACTCCGGCGGAAATACGCCCATGATGGTGGCCTTCAACAAGAACGCCAACGAGATAGCCACCTATTTGGAAA GTCAAGAGCGTTTTATGCATCTGGAGAAGCAGACCCGGATCTAA